From Dreissena polymorpha isolate Duluth1 chromosome 15, UMN_Dpol_1.0, whole genome shotgun sequence, a single genomic window includes:
- the LOC127860701 gene encoding kielin/chordin-like protein isoform X1, with protein sequence MHLLLQVGLACSLITACLARIPDCSLVDCRPPDCLDQYTPYGQCCPICKPKQPCTYKDRVYKEGQRFKDECNTCSCTNGAVVCTEMACLGKDGSCPVLKGKGDVADMCVRKCSSDYDCPGVKKCCSKACDNLCLTPTRNPKTCTSNGIIYKEGESVPPSHRCLTDCVCQAGQVNCLPVPCAPDVPNIK encoded by the exons GGTCTGGCATGCTCGTTAATTACGGCATGCCTCGCACGTATTCCCGATTGCTCCCTGGTGGACTGTAGGCCGCCAGATTGCCTCGACCAATACACGCCATATGGCCAGTGCTGTCCTATTTGCAAGCCAA AACAACCATGTACTTACAAGGATAGAGTATACAAGGAAGGTCAGCGATTTAAGGATGAATGTAATACGTGTTCATGTACCAACGGAGCTGTGGTTTGTACAGAAATGGCTTGCCTAG GTAAAGACGGTTCTTGTCCAGTACTGAAGGGAAAAGGCGATGTCGCAGATATGTGTGTCCGAAAGTGCAGTTCTGACTATGACTGTCCCGGTGTCAAGAAATGCTGTTCAAAAGCTTGTGATAACCTCTGCCTTACACCAACAC GTAATCCTAAAACTTGCACGAGCAACGGAATCATCTATAAAGAAG GTGAAAGTGTGCCACCAAGCCACAGATGTTTGACGGACTGCGTGTGTCAAGCCGGTCAAGTGAATTGTTTGCCAGTACCTTGTGCGCCGGATGTGCCTAACATCAAGTAG
- the LOC127860701 gene encoding perlwapin-like isoform X2 produces the protein MHLLLQVGLACSLITACLARIPDCSLVDCRPPDCLDQYTPYGQCCPICKPSKDGSCPVLKGKGDVADMCVRKCSSDYDCPGVKKCCSKACDNLCLTPTRNPKTCTSNGIIYKEGESVPPSHRCLTDCVCQAGQVNCLPVPCAPDVPNIK, from the exons GGTCTGGCATGCTCGTTAATTACGGCATGCCTCGCACGTATTCCCGATTGCTCCCTGGTGGACTGTAGGCCGCCAGATTGCCTCGACCAATACACGCCATATGGCCAGTGCTGTCCTATTTGCAAGCCAA GTAAAGACGGTTCTTGTCCAGTACTGAAGGGAAAAGGCGATGTCGCAGATATGTGTGTCCGAAAGTGCAGTTCTGACTATGACTGTCCCGGTGTCAAGAAATGCTGTTCAAAAGCTTGTGATAACCTCTGCCTTACACCAACAC GTAATCCTAAAACTTGCACGAGCAACGGAATCATCTATAAAGAAG GTGAAAGTGTGCCACCAAGCCACAGATGTTTGACGGACTGCGTGTGTCAAGCCGGTCAAGTGAATTGTTTGCCAGTACCTTGTGCGCCGGATGTGCCTAACATCAAGTAG